A genomic segment from Streptomyces sp. NBC_01233 encodes:
- the ddaH gene encoding dimethylargininase, which translates to MPLTEPITPAGALYRSESPTRVATRRRLLMCRPRHYDVTYSINPWMNPQHATDNALAVKQWEGLRALYLELGHVVEEIDPIEGLPDMVFAANGATVVDGKVYGARFRHAERTAEGPAYLRWLEGRGYTDTLWPEFVNEGEGDILTVGRRLLAGTGFRTDPRSHAEAQEFFGLPVTSLTLVNPEFYHLDTALSVLSDDEVMYYPAAFSQGSQAVLRAMFPSAVLADAEDAAVFGLNAFSDGRHVLLPAAATGLHAKLRARGFEPIGVELSELLKAGGSVKCCTLELRDR; encoded by the coding sequence GTGCCGCTCACCGAGCCCATCACCCCCGCCGGCGCTCTCTACCGTTCGGAAAGCCCCACCCGGGTCGCCACCCGGCGCCGTCTGCTGATGTGCCGGCCCCGGCACTACGACGTCACGTATTCGATCAACCCGTGGATGAACCCGCAGCACGCCACGGACAACGCGCTCGCGGTCAAGCAGTGGGAGGGGCTGCGCGCGCTGTACCTCGAACTCGGCCACGTGGTCGAGGAGATAGACCCCATCGAGGGCCTGCCCGACATGGTGTTCGCGGCCAACGGCGCCACCGTGGTCGACGGCAAGGTCTACGGGGCCCGCTTCCGGCACGCGGAGCGCACCGCGGAGGGGCCCGCGTACCTGAGATGGCTGGAAGGCCGCGGTTACACGGACACGCTGTGGCCCGAGTTCGTCAACGAGGGCGAGGGCGACATCCTCACCGTCGGGCGGCGCCTGCTGGCCGGCACGGGCTTCCGCACCGACCCGCGCTCACACGCGGAGGCGCAGGAGTTCTTCGGTCTCCCGGTCACCTCGCTGACGCTGGTGAACCCGGAGTTCTACCACCTGGACACGGCGCTGTCCGTCCTGTCGGACGACGAGGTCATGTACTACCCGGCCGCCTTCTCCCAGGGCAGCCAGGCGGTGCTGCGCGCCATGTTCCCGAGCGCGGTCCTGGCCGACGCCGAGGACGCCGCCGTGTTCGGGCTCAACGCCTTCTCCGACGGCCGCCACGTCCTGCTGCCCGCCGCGGCCACCGGCCTGCACGCCAAGCTGCGCGCGCGGGGCTTCGAGCCGATCGGGGTGGAGCTCTCCGAGCTGCTCAAGGCAGGCGGCAGCGTCAAGTGCTGCACGCTCGAACTCCGCGACCGCTGA
- a CDS encoding SidA/IucD/PvdA family monooxygenase, with product MAHRNVELLAVGAGPANLALAVAVEELAPELVGDTLLIEREQDIVWQRGMLLPDALSQVSFLKDLVTMRNPCSRFSFVNFLHSQERLDAFVNLASFVPYRSEISEYLQWVADELDTVKVEYGRECTSVEAVNGDDGELSGWLVTLANGDTIGCRYLVIGAGRDAHVPAVFDGLPAERVIHSTQYTQRIAGVRADLPHRVAVIGGAQSAAELFGAALRDLPECKPTMIMRSIGLNGYESSKFTNELYYTSFIDEFYESSPEARQQLLAEMYRSNYGGLSPATLDGLYRQFYQDRRSGQERLALHPMTDVSAARMDGEEIVLTLVDRKSGAEREMRTDLVLLGTGFVREMPWAVKALAQSIGLDEINVSRNYRLDLGRPATAACYLQGVNEATHGIADSLLSVLAGRSAEITRDIVAHRRTRSVEIPAQERELALAGAV from the coding sequence ATGGCGCATCGCAACGTCGAACTGCTCGCAGTCGGTGCAGGACCGGCGAACCTCGCGCTGGCGGTCGCCGTCGAGGAGCTCGCTCCCGAGCTGGTCGGCGACACCCTGCTCATCGAGCGCGAGCAGGACATCGTGTGGCAGCGCGGCATGCTGCTGCCCGACGCGCTCAGCCAGGTCTCCTTCCTCAAGGACCTGGTCACCATGCGCAATCCGTGCAGCCGCTTTTCCTTCGTCAACTTCCTTCACTCGCAGGAGCGGCTCGACGCTTTCGTCAACCTGGCCAGCTTCGTTCCGTACCGCAGCGAGATATCCGAGTACTTGCAGTGGGTGGCCGACGAACTCGACACGGTGAAGGTCGAATACGGCCGCGAGTGCACTTCCGTCGAAGCGGTGAACGGCGACGACGGCGAACTCTCCGGCTGGCTGGTCACCCTGGCCAACGGTGACACCATCGGCTGCCGCTACCTGGTGATCGGCGCCGGCCGCGACGCCCACGTCCCCGCCGTGTTCGACGGCCTGCCGGCCGAGCGCGTCATCCACAGCACGCAGTACACGCAGCGCATCGCCGGGGTGCGCGCGGACCTGCCGCACCGGGTCGCGGTCATCGGCGGTGCGCAGAGCGCGGCCGAGCTGTTCGGCGCGGCCCTGCGGGACCTGCCCGAGTGCAAGCCGACCATGATCATGCGTTCCATCGGCCTGAACGGCTACGAGAGCAGCAAGTTCACCAACGAGCTGTACTACACGTCCTTCATCGACGAGTTCTACGAGTCCTCGCCCGAGGCCCGCCAGCAGCTGCTCGCCGAGATGTACCGCTCCAACTACGGCGGTCTGTCCCCGGCCACCCTCGACGGTCTGTACCGGCAGTTCTACCAGGACCGCCGCAGCGGCCAGGAGCGCCTGGCGCTCCACCCCATGACCGACGTGAGCGCCGCACGGATGGACGGCGAGGAGATCGTCCTGACCCTCGTCGACCGCAAGTCGGGTGCCGAGCGGGAGATGCGCACGGACCTCGTGCTCCTCGGCACCGGTTTCGTCCGCGAGATGCCGTGGGCGGTCAAGGCCCTCGCGCAGTCGATCGGACTCGACGAGATCAACGTGAGCCGGAACTACCGGCTCGACCTGGGCCGCCCGGCGACGGCCGCCTGCTACCTGCAGGGCGTCAACGAGGCCACCCACGGCATCGCCGACTCGCTGCTCAGCGTGCTCGCCGGCCGCTCCGCCGAGATCACCCGGGACATCGTGGCGCACCGCCGGACGAGATCGGTGGAGATCCCGGCCCAGGAGCGCGAGCTCGCGCTCGCCGGCGCGGTCTGA
- a CDS encoding cupin domain-containing protein, translated as MLTKQLDRDGLTHENGLDAQRLLPWPELNAPFEGSWCVIRPGTASTAHAHHEYEIFIAVSGTAVLESQGVRKPLVTGDIVYFTPGSDHRVINESAEDFEMYSVWWDLDMTQRFAARHEGART; from the coding sequence ATGCTCACCAAGCAACTCGACCGCGACGGACTGACGCACGAGAACGGGCTGGACGCCCAGCGCCTGCTGCCCTGGCCCGAGCTCAACGCCCCCTTCGAGGGGTCCTGGTGCGTGATCCGGCCCGGCACCGCGTCGACGGCGCACGCCCACCACGAGTACGAGATCTTCATCGCCGTCTCCGGCACCGCGGTCCTGGAGTCGCAGGGCGTCCGCAAGCCCCTCGTGACCGGGGACATCGTCTACTTCACCCCCGGCTCGGACCACCGGGTGATCAACGAGTCCGCCGAGGACTTCGAGATGTATTCGGTCTGGTGGGACCTCGACATGACGCAGCGGTTCGCAGCACGCCACGAAGGAGCCCGGACATGA
- a CDS encoding class I tRNA ligase family protein: MTRRTVIIAPPPTPNGDLHTGHLAGPYLAGDVHARYLRASGRPVIFTSGTDDSQTYVVSSAAKASLTPEELALRSATQIRATLEAAGISVDGFAPFDKGYRQTVIDFVTDLHNDGAFRLKTVRLPYVEATGEYLMEGLVAGDCPVCLVESRGGLCESCGHPNNFDELLRPRSTVDPGAVVTHREAQILVLPMEEYRDRLADYYVRHRDVLRPHTAQLVREALERPLPDFPITYPTGWGIPAPFVETPGQVLNAWAEGMAASMYCTWYAAEQLGEHTDRYDEHWLSEHGIDLVYFLGFDNVYFWGMTHLALLMAHGDRYVEPHAIVSNEFYELENQKFSTSKGHVVWAADLVAEVPRDLVRFYLALTAPEHSRTNFSREALDTLASSRLVQPWNRLAGRLEELLAAVPADAPLPVSRTGADHAGIVVERFRSHYELESFSLHRAADLVVVHLDRLLGQADRVAADVPTDLGDLVLAVRTLTACAAPLLVDLAARAERAGADLALPAGPFAAAPVAPLRLPLLSTAVGAFESLAEPVDIRA; this comes from the coding sequence ATGACACGCCGTACGGTCATCATCGCGCCGCCGCCGACCCCCAACGGGGACCTGCACACCGGGCACCTGGCGGGCCCGTACCTGGCCGGTGACGTGCACGCCCGCTACCTGCGGGCGTCCGGCCGCCCGGTGATCTTCACCAGCGGCACCGACGACAGCCAGACCTACGTGGTGTCCAGCGCGGCGAAGGCGAGCCTGACGCCGGAGGAGCTGGCCCTGCGCTCCGCGACGCAGATCCGCGCCACCCTGGAGGCGGCGGGCATCTCCGTGGACGGCTTCGCCCCCTTCGACAAGGGGTACCGGCAGACCGTCATCGACTTCGTCACCGACCTCCACAACGACGGCGCGTTCCGGCTGAAGACCGTCCGCCTGCCGTACGTCGAGGCCACCGGCGAGTACCTCATGGAAGGCCTGGTCGCCGGCGACTGCCCGGTGTGCCTGGTGGAGAGCCGCGGCGGACTCTGCGAGTCCTGCGGACACCCCAACAACTTCGACGAGCTGCTGCGTCCGCGCTCCACCGTCGACCCGGGCGCCGTGGTCACGCACCGCGAGGCGCAGATCCTCGTGCTGCCGATGGAGGAGTACCGCGACCGCCTCGCCGACTACTACGTCCGGCACCGGGACGTGCTGCGGCCGCACACCGCGCAGCTGGTCCGCGAGGCGCTGGAGCGTCCGCTGCCGGACTTCCCGATCACCTACCCCACCGGCTGGGGCATCCCGGCGCCGTTCGTGGAGACGCCGGGCCAGGTCCTCAACGCCTGGGCCGAGGGCATGGCCGCCTCGATGTACTGCACCTGGTACGCGGCCGAGCAGCTCGGTGAGCACACCGACCGCTACGACGAGCACTGGCTGTCCGAGCACGGCATCGACCTCGTGTACTTCCTCGGATTCGACAACGTCTACTTCTGGGGAATGACGCACCTGGCCCTGCTGATGGCGCACGGCGACCGGTACGTCGAGCCCCACGCCATCGTGTCGAACGAGTTCTACGAACTGGAGAACCAGAAGTTCTCAACGAGTAAAGGCCACGTGGTCTGGGCCGCAGATCTGGTCGCCGAGGTGCCGCGCGACCTCGTGCGCTTCTACCTGGCGCTCACCGCGCCGGAGCACTCCCGGACGAACTTCAGCCGCGAGGCGCTCGACACCCTGGCGAGCTCCCGGCTGGTCCAGCCGTGGAACCGGCTCGCCGGCCGCCTGGAGGAGCTGCTCGCGGCCGTCCCGGCGGACGCGCCGCTCCCGGTGTCGCGGACCGGCGCCGATCACGCGGGCATCGTCGTCGAGCGCTTCCGCTCCCACTACGAGCTGGAGAGCTTCAGCCTCCACCGGGCCGCCGACCTGGTCGTCGTCCACCTCGACCGGCTGCTGGGGCAGGCGGACCGGGTGGCGGCGGACGTGCCGACCGACCTCGGGGACCTGGTCCTCGCCGTCCGGACGCTGACGGCGTGCGCCGCTCCGCTGCTCGTCGACCTCGCCGCCCGTGCCGAGCGGGCCGGGGCCGATCTGGCCCTTCCGGCCGGCCCCTTCGCAGCCGCCCCCGTCGCTCCCCTGCGACTCCCCCTCCTGTCCACCGCGGTCGGGGCCTTCGAGTCCCTGGCCGAGCCGGTCGACATCCGAGCCTGA
- a CDS encoding MFS transporter: MSTIAPPRPNRAERLLIPATFITNLGNGIQLTAASYLVFTEANTMLAVSWLMIAVTIPQVALSLFFGKLADRFDRRTLAMVSDLASAAAAIALPVWLALGGNPSTVSYVASFVLSISAALFFPASNALIKERIPESRLAQFNGNAEIAIQGGTLASAALGGWVIVWVGTTSLFYFNAITFLLSAVLLFFIGRRPAGEGTSAPEAVAKAAAAAAARLTGSRPPLARLAVLYIIGNIVIIVGNSIMLVLVIEGFKSNAGYLGIVDALFGIGALFAAWAFKKISSKATVLKTALIGYLAFAVLLSLESVHLYAMMAVIPFAAIAFCVARISARTALMSAAPEERTGFVFGATNAFGLAAGTTAVVLISLLVDSTNVKNGFYALSALVVAIATITVISLSKHDREVAAAAAAEKSEAVAEAAEAVEPAAEVTERAAEARESVPAKV; encoded by the coding sequence GTGTCCACGATCGCCCCGCCCCGTCCCAATCGGGCAGAACGACTGCTCATCCCCGCGACCTTCATCACCAACCTGGGCAACGGCATCCAGCTCACCGCCGCCTCGTACCTGGTCTTCACCGAGGCCAACACCATGCTCGCGGTCAGCTGGCTGATGATCGCCGTCACCATCCCGCAGGTGGCGCTCTCGCTGTTCTTCGGCAAGCTCGCCGACCGCTTCGACCGCCGGACCCTGGCCATGGTCTCCGACCTGGCCAGCGCCGCCGCCGCGATCGCCCTGCCGGTCTGGCTGGCCCTCGGCGGCAACCCCTCGACCGTCAGCTACGTCGCCAGCTTCGTCCTGTCGATCTCCGCGGCCCTCTTCTTCCCGGCCAGCAACGCCCTGATCAAGGAGCGCATCCCCGAGTCCCGGCTGGCCCAGTTCAACGGCAACGCCGAAATCGCCATCCAGGGCGGCACGCTCGCCTCGGCGGCCCTCGGCGGCTGGGTGATCGTCTGGGTCGGCACCACGTCGCTCTTCTACTTCAACGCGATCACGTTCCTGCTCTCCGCCGTCCTGCTGTTCTTCATCGGCCGTCGTCCGGCCGGCGAGGGCACCAGCGCCCCGGAGGCCGTGGCCAAGGCCGCTGCCGCTGCCGCCGCCCGTCTGACCGGTTCCCGCCCGCCGCTGGCCCGTCTCGCGGTGCTCTACATCATCGGCAACATCGTCATCATCGTCGGCAACAGCATCATGCTGGTCCTGGTCATCGAGGGCTTCAAGTCCAACGCCGGCTACCTCGGCATCGTCGACGCCCTGTTCGGCATCGGTGCGCTGTTCGCGGCCTGGGCCTTCAAGAAGATCAGTTCCAAGGCGACCGTGCTGAAGACGGCCCTGATCGGCTACCTCGCCTTCGCGGTGCTCCTGTCCTTGGAGTCCGTCCACCTCTACGCGATGATGGCCGTCATCCCGTTCGCCGCCATCGCCTTCTGCGTGGCCCGCATCTCGGCCCGTACCGCCCTGATGAGCGCGGCGCCCGAGGAGCGCACGGGCTTCGTCTTCGGTGCCACCAACGCCTTCGGCCTCGCCGCCGGCACCACCGCCGTCGTCCTGATCTCGCTCCTGGTCGACTCCACCAACGTGAAGAACGGCTTCTACGCCCTCTCCGCCCTGGTCGTCGCCATCGCCACCATCACCGTCATCTCGCTCAGCAAGCACGACCGTGAGGTCGCCGCCGCCGCTGCCGCCGAGAAGTCCGAGGCCGTCGCCGAGGCCGCCGAGGCCGTCGAGCCCGCCGCCGAGGTCACCGAGCGCGCCGCCGAGGCCCGCGAGTCCGTCCCGGCCAAGGTCTGA
- a CDS encoding ATP-grasp domain-containing protein, with translation MKLLAIEASQNATYYISRYQQVQDLGAEVYVLNGLGTEDFWDAERYRIAGSKHIEDIVTAAKVWHGEEEFEGVLTFSESGVVTVAVVAEALGLPSIGFEAARTSRNKLLMRQAHERGSAAHPGFRHAPDIEAALAAGEELGYPLILKPTLGAASNFVFKVDDAEEMKARFADATLGIETMTWALMEADGLDLGPNGIIVEGYLDGHEHLIEALAWDDEVYLGSIVDRITVESGTFDDDVHHAPSSLTPEQVAAVHEVVRDAAHAQGLRRSVLHAEVRFHQGKPFILEIAIRPGGGGLDHMARISAGHDPIRCVVDVARGTRPDVSHYSPTSVHTAAMCLISGAGTVESIEVPQDVPSSVFFLKITATPGTVIKRPPAGNNILGFLGATGESLEEALSTAHIVASRIRTEMRPEHG, from the coding sequence ATGAAGCTGCTCGCCATCGAGGCCAGCCAGAACGCCACCTACTACATCTCCCGCTACCAGCAGGTCCAGGACCTCGGAGCAGAGGTCTACGTCCTCAACGGACTGGGCACCGAGGACTTCTGGGACGCGGAGCGCTACCGGATCGCCGGATCCAAGCACATCGAGGACATCGTCACGGCCGCCAAGGTCTGGCACGGGGAGGAGGAGTTCGAGGGGGTCCTGACCTTCTCGGAGTCCGGGGTCGTCACGGTGGCGGTCGTCGCCGAGGCGCTCGGACTGCCGAGCATCGGGTTCGAAGCGGCCCGGACCAGCCGCAACAAGCTGCTGATGCGCCAGGCGCACGAGCGCGGCAGCGCGGCGCACCCCGGCTTCCGCCACGCCCCCGACATCGAGGCCGCGCTGGCCGCCGGCGAAGAGCTGGGCTACCCGCTGATCCTCAAGCCGACCCTGGGTGCGGCCAGCAACTTCGTCTTCAAGGTCGACGACGCCGAGGAGATGAAGGCCCGCTTCGCGGACGCCACCCTGGGCATCGAGACCATGACCTGGGCGCTGATGGAGGCGGACGGCCTGGACCTCGGCCCGAACGGGATCATCGTCGAGGGCTACCTCGACGGCCACGAGCACCTCATCGAGGCGCTGGCCTGGGACGACGAGGTGTACCTCGGCTCCATCGTGGACCGGATCACCGTCGAGAGCGGGACCTTCGACGACGACGTCCACCACGCGCCGAGCTCCCTGACCCCCGAGCAGGTGGCCGCGGTCCACGAGGTGGTCCGGGACGCCGCCCACGCCCAGGGACTGCGCCGGTCCGTGCTGCACGCGGAGGTGAGGTTCCACCAGGGCAAGCCCTTCATCCTGGAGATCGCGATCCGCCCCGGCGGCGGCGGGCTCGACCACATGGCGCGGATCAGCGCGGGCCACGACCCCATCCGGTGCGTGGTGGACGTGGCCCGGGGCACCCGGCCCGACGTCTCGCACTACTCGCCGACCTCGGTGCACACCGCCGCGATGTGCCTGATCAGCGGGGCGGGCACGGTCGAGTCGATCGAGGTGCCGCAGGACGTCCCGTCCTCCGTCTTCTTCCTCAAGATCACGGCCACTCCGGGGACCGTCATCAAGCGTCCGCCGGCGGGCAACAACATCCTCGGCTTCCTGGGCGCCACGGGCGAATCGCTGGAGGAGGCGCTGAGCACGGCCCACATCGTGGCCAGCCGCATCCGTACGGAGATGAGGCCCGAACATGGCTGA
- the ddaH gene encoding dimethylargininase — protein sequence MAESPRRTATKRHYLMCRPTHFEVSYAINPWMNPDKPMDAGLALTQWERIRDLYLGLGHEVSAIDPVPGLPDMVFSANGATVVDGKVLIAKFRHQERAAEADAYRAWFEDHGYPDIKVPEYINEGEGDFAPAGRRILAGAGFRSDPGAHGELRDFFGLPVVGLALTDPRFYHLDTALCVLDDDLVAYYPAAFSEESRDVLRELYPDAVLATREDADAFGLNAVSDGLNVVVTETATHLIGELRERGFEVHGVDMSELLKAGGAVKCITQEIRRP from the coding sequence ATGGCTGAGTCCCCGCGGCGCACGGCCACGAAGCGGCACTACCTGATGTGCCGGCCCACCCACTTCGAGGTGAGCTACGCAATCAACCCGTGGATGAACCCGGACAAGCCGATGGACGCCGGGCTGGCCCTGACCCAGTGGGAGCGGATCCGGGACCTCTACCTCGGCCTCGGCCACGAGGTCTCCGCCATCGACCCCGTCCCGGGCCTGCCGGACATGGTGTTCTCCGCGAACGGGGCCACCGTGGTCGACGGCAAGGTGCTGATCGCGAAGTTCCGCCACCAGGAGCGGGCGGCCGAGGCCGACGCCTACCGGGCCTGGTTCGAGGACCACGGCTACCCCGACATCAAGGTCCCGGAGTACATCAACGAGGGCGAGGGCGACTTCGCCCCCGCCGGCCGGCGGATCCTGGCCGGCGCGGGTTTCCGCAGCGACCCCGGCGCGCACGGGGAACTCCGTGACTTCTTCGGCCTGCCGGTGGTCGGCCTGGCCCTGACCGACCCCCGGTTCTACCACCTGGACACCGCGCTGTGCGTCCTCGACGACGACCTGGTGGCGTACTACCCCGCCGCCTTCTCCGAGGAGAGCCGGGACGTGCTGCGGGAGCTGTACCCGGACGCGGTCCTCGCCACCCGGGAGGATGCCGATGCCTTTGGCCTGAACGCGGTGAGCGACGGACTGAACGTGGTCGTGACGGAGACCGCCACCCACCTGATCGGTGAGCTGCGCGAGCGCGGCTTCGAGGTGCACGGCGTGGACATGTCCGAACTGCTGAAGGCCGGTGGCGCGGTCAAATGCATCACTCAGGAGATACGACGCCCGTGA
- a CDS encoding ABC transporter substrate-binding protein, with amino-acid sequence MTPPATPLRGGSVTWACTSGFSPVFIFPFTPGEYYGVANLHEFQTLMYRPLYWYGTGGQPTVDYERSLAEPPEWSEDGRTATITVKPYKWSNGETVDADNVMLWMHLLEAEKDSFGGYTPGFFPDNLTGYEKVAEDKVSFTFDRAYSHNWVLMNQFSTITPLPRAWDRTGDDRPADATHDPAQASAVYAYLRACNDERKGWDTSPVWSVVNGPWRLSSYTIDGTSGECVLVPNESYSGPNKPYLDEFRLVPTDSDTDQYEMLRRGPEAVDGVQIGFLPFDEVTEPAEDPQLGGPNPLGEHYDLVPQLTYKIHYFPINFNNPTVAGKIFKQLYFRQALQSSLDSRGAVRDVYKGYGYPTTGPIPVLPDSPLLSPAAHEDPYPFDIDAARRLLTENGWDTSTTPGTCVREGTGPGEAGEGIPAGTPLRFSMRYAKGHETLTAVMRKFAADAAQAGIEIELTEVEASVLVLEDTTCTPGPDSPCLWEFSDWNGGWGYGPGFYPTGEALYSTGSSVNFGSYSDPKADELIARTVVSDDLEDLYAYQDYIAQQVPVIWMPNFPFRLLEVAKDLRGVAPINPFGLINPEDWHYVGEVL; translated from the coding sequence ATGACCCCGCCCGCCACCCCGCTCCGCGGGGGCAGCGTGACCTGGGCCTGCACCAGCGGCTTCAGCCCGGTCTTCATCTTCCCGTTCACCCCGGGCGAGTACTACGGGGTGGCCAACCTGCACGAGTTCCAGACGCTCATGTACCGCCCGCTGTACTGGTACGGCACCGGCGGGCAGCCGACCGTCGACTACGAGCGCAGCCTCGCCGAGCCCCCCGAGTGGAGCGAGGACGGCCGCACGGCGACGATCACCGTCAAGCCGTACAAGTGGTCGAACGGCGAGACGGTCGACGCCGACAACGTGATGCTGTGGATGCACCTCCTGGAGGCCGAGAAGGACAGCTTCGGCGGCTACACGCCGGGCTTCTTCCCGGACAACCTGACCGGCTACGAGAAGGTCGCCGAGGACAAGGTCAGCTTCACCTTCGACCGCGCCTACTCGCACAACTGGGTGCTGATGAACCAGTTCAGCACCATCACCCCGCTGCCCAGGGCCTGGGACCGCACCGGCGACGACCGGCCGGCCGACGCCACGCACGACCCGGCCCAGGCCTCCGCGGTCTACGCCTATCTGCGGGCCTGTAACGACGAGCGCAAGGGCTGGGACACCAGCCCCGTCTGGAGCGTGGTCAACGGGCCCTGGAGGCTGAGCAGTTACACCATCGACGGCACCTCGGGCGAATGCGTCCTGGTGCCCAACGAGAGCTACTCCGGCCCCAACAAGCCCTACCTGGACGAGTTCCGGCTGGTGCCCACCGACTCGGACACCGACCAGTACGAGATGCTCCGCCGGGGCCCCGAGGCCGTCGACGGCGTGCAGATCGGCTTCCTTCCCTTCGACGAGGTCACCGAGCCGGCCGAGGACCCGCAGCTCGGCGGGCCCAACCCGCTCGGCGAGCACTACGACCTCGTGCCCCAGCTCACTTACAAGATCCATTACTTCCCGATCAACTTCAACAACCCGACGGTCGCCGGAAAGATCTTCAAGCAGCTCTACTTCCGCCAGGCACTGCAGTCCAGCCTCGACTCCCGGGGCGCCGTCCGCGACGTCTACAAGGGCTACGGCTACCCGACCACCGGGCCCATCCCGGTCCTGCCCGACAGCCCGCTGCTCTCGCCCGCCGCGCACGAGGACCCGTACCCCTTCGACATCGACGCGGCCCGGCGCCTCCTGACCGAGAACGGCTGGGACACCAGCACCACCCCGGGTACGTGCGTCCGCGAGGGCACCGGCCCCGGCGAGGCGGGAGAGGGCATCCCGGCCGGCACCCCGCTGCGCTTCTCGATGCGGTACGCCAAGGGGCACGAGACCCTGACCGCGGTCATGCGCAAGTTCGCCGCCGACGCCGCACAGGCCGGCATCGAGATCGAGCTGACCGAGGTCGAGGCGAGCGTCCTGGTCCTGGAGGACACCACCTGCACCCCGGGCCCCGACAGCCCGTGCCTGTGGGAGTTCAGCGACTGGAACGGCGGCTGGGGTTACGGCCCCGGCTTCTACCCGACCGGAGAGGCCCTCTACTCGACCGGCTCCTCGGTCAACTTCGGCAGCTACAGCGACCCGAAGGCCGACGAACTCATCGCGCGCACGGTGGTCAGCGACGACCTGGAGGACCTCTACGCCTACCAGGACTACATCGCGCAGCAGGTCCCGGTCATCTGGATGCCCAACTTCCCCTTCCGTCTGCTGGAGGTCGCGAAGGACCTCCGGGGCGTGGCCCCGATCAACCCCTTCGGGCTGATCAATCCCGAGGACTGGCACTACGTCGGCGAGGTGCTGTGA
- a CDS encoding YbaK/EbsC family protein, which translates to MYQRLIDHLDGHRARYRLIDHPAEGRTDLASVLRGHPLEQAAKCIVVRVSITKRVGKYVLAVVPGDRQVDLEAVGSLFGGGRTAFATPEMAERLAGSVCGTVMPLSFHPDLHLVVDEGLILTEEIYFNAARLDRSVALSTPDYLAIAQPQLAAIATAGDRVLTHSAR; encoded by the coding sequence ATGTACCAGAGGCTGATCGACCACCTCGACGGGCACCGGGCCCGCTACCGGCTGATCGACCACCCGGCCGAGGGCCGCACGGACCTGGCGAGCGTGCTGCGCGGCCACCCGCTGGAGCAGGCCGCGAAGTGCATCGTCGTCCGGGTGAGCATCACCAAACGGGTCGGCAAGTACGTGCTCGCGGTGGTGCCCGGTGACCGGCAGGTCGACCTGGAGGCGGTCGGCTCGCTGTTCGGCGGCGGCCGGACGGCCTTCGCCACGCCGGAGATGGCCGAGCGGCTGGCCGGCAGCGTCTGCGGCACGGTGATGCCGCTGAGCTTCCACCCCGATCTGCACCTCGTCGTCGACGAGGGCCTGATCCTCACCGAAGAGATCTACTTCAACGCGGCCCGCCTGGACCGCTCCGTGGCCCTGTCCACCCCCGACTACCTGGCCATCGCGCAGCCCCAGCTGGCGGCGATCGCGACGGCCGGCGACCGGGTCCTGACCCACTCCGCGAGGTGA